One Triticum dicoccoides isolate Atlit2015 ecotype Zavitan chromosome 5B, WEW_v2.0, whole genome shotgun sequence genomic window carries:
- the LOC119305284 gene encoding uncharacterized protein LOC119305284: MAGVKKFFLWINFLVSGISVGAYVAPMFSLIALMEWDSIYECFVPESLMLEGLNFIFMIAYYCFVTGTGASFDGILTAGFGLSFNFCWLFLYVVHCANTLQHPRLVMASVPTAFLVIVTVMFGTIQWGYKAEHSGARGALIAAVLTTILFSPSMSVLNRLYSSIPDDPWAPFLIKMILSGLSVVTSGYSAWNGTQQGYAEHEDLKYLLVFNYVSVGIGICQIVVRLVGPRMVADHVKRICKKLWQIVKRICKRLWQIVKRICGRT; this comes from the exons ATGGCTGGAGTAAAGAAGTTTTTTCTTTGGATCAATTTTCTTGTCAGTGGGATCAGTGTGGGAGCTTATGTGGCGCCCAT GTTCAGCTTAATTGCTCTCATGGAATGGGATTCAATTTATGAATGCTTTGTCCCTGAATCTCTCATGCTTGAGGGACTCAACTTTATTTTCATGATTGCGTACTACTGCTTTGTTACTGGGACAGGAGCTTCGTTTGATGGCATATTAACAGCAGGATTTGGTTTATCTTTCAACTTTTGCTGGCTGTTTCTGTATGTGGTTCATTGTGCGAATACTCTTCAGCATCCACGACTTGTG ATGGCATCTGTTCCAACAGCATTCTTGGTGATCGTCACAGTAATGTTTGGTACAATCCAGTGGGGATACAAGGCTGAACATTCGGGGGCGAGAGGGGCTCTTATTGCCGCTGTGCTTACAACCATACTCTTCTCACCATCGATGAGCGTGCTCAACCGG CTCTATTCCTCAATCCCTGATGATCCGTGGGCACCATTTCTCATCAAGATGATCTTATCTGGACTAAGTGTAGTCACTTCTGGGTACAGTGCATGGAATGGGACACAACAAGGCTACGCCGAGCATGAAGACCTCAAGTATCTTCTT GTGTTCAACTATGTGTCAGTGGGCATTGGTATTTGCCAGATAGTTGTTCGTCTTGTTGGTCCAAGGATGGTTGCGGACCATGTGAAGCGCATCTGTAAGAAGCTGTGGCAGATTGTTAAGCGCATCTGTAAGAGGCTGTGGCAGATTGTTAAGCGCATCTGTGGAAGGACCTGA